Proteins encoded in a region of the Bacillus sp. T3 genome:
- the argF gene encoding ornithine carbamoyltransferase, producing the protein MIQTDVFDTQLTGKDLLTLKDLSSKTIQVLVERAIKLKQEKLAGSDHGKPLAGKILGMIFEKSSTRTRVSFEAGMLQLGGQAIVMNSKDLQIGRGEPISDTAKVLSHYVDGIMIRTFSHSIIEELAEHASIPVINGLTDLYHPCQALADLQTIYEQKGTFAGLKVAYIGDGNNVAHSLMIACAKVGMDISVATPKGYEPDAGVTEAVLGYAAESGAKVVITNDPVEGIVGADVVYADVWTSMGQEAENEIRLKAFEGFQINDTLVANAKSDYIFLHCLPAHREEEVTSSVIDGPNSVVFEQAGNRLHAQKALLVEIMKG; encoded by the coding sequence ATGATTCAAACAGATGTATTCGATACCCAATTAACAGGAAAAGATTTATTGACTTTAAAGGATCTTTCATCAAAAACGATTCAAGTATTAGTAGAAAGAGCCATCAAACTTAAGCAAGAAAAGCTGGCTGGCTCCGACCATGGCAAACCACTTGCTGGGAAGATCCTTGGGATGATTTTTGAAAAATCGTCAACGAGAACGAGAGTATCATTTGAGGCTGGTATGCTGCAGCTCGGCGGGCAAGCCATTGTCATGAACAGCAAGGATTTGCAAATTGGCAGAGGAGAGCCTATTTCAGATACAGCGAAAGTGTTATCCCATTATGTTGATGGAATTATGATTCGTACCTTTTCGCATTCAATTATTGAAGAATTAGCAGAGCATGCTTCTATTCCTGTCATTAATGGATTAACGGATCTCTATCATCCATGTCAGGCTTTAGCTGATTTACAAACAATCTATGAGCAAAAAGGGACGTTCGCAGGCTTAAAGGTTGCCTATATCGGAGATGGAAACAATGTCGCTCATTCCTTAATGATCGCTTGTGCCAAAGTAGGAATGGATATTTCCGTTGCTACCCCAAAAGGCTATGAGCCTGACGCTGGTGTTACGGAAGCTGTGCTTGGCTATGCAGCGGAGAGCGGTGCAAAAGTAGTGATTACCAATGATCCTGTAGAAGGAATTGTTGGTGCAGATGTCGTTTATGCAGATGTTTGGACAAGTATGGGACAGGAAGCAGAAAATGAAATACGACTAAAAGCATTTGAAGGTTTCCAGATTAATGATACATTGGTGGCTAATGCAAAGTCTGATTACATTTTCTTACATTGCTTACCAGCTCATCGAGAAGAAGAAGTAACTTCAAGCGTCATTGATGGACCAAATTCAGTCGTGTTCGAACAAGCCGGCAACCGACTACACGCCCAAAAAGCATTATTAGTCGAAATTATGAAGGGTTAA
- a CDS encoding carbamoyl phosphate synthase large subunit: MPKDTTIKSILVIGSGPIVIGQAAEFDYAGTQACMALKEEGYRVILVNNNPATIMTDEFCADSVYFEPLTVESLEKIIAKERPDGMLATIGGQVGLNLAFSLSEAGIIEKYGVKLLGTSIDSIKKGEDREAFRALMNELGEPVPESIIVHTKEEAVQFAEKIGFPIIIRPAYTLGGTGGGIANNFEELIGLVTSGLSESAINQCLIEKSIAGFKEVEYEVMRDSMNTCITVCNMENIDPVGIHTGDSIVVAPSQTLTDDEYQMLRSASINIISALEIVGGCNIQFALDPYSKQYYLIEVNPRVSRSSALASKATGYPIARMAAKLAVGYQLSELINPVTGETFASFEPALDYVVVKFPKWAFDKFPQVNRKLGTQMKATGEVMGIDRSLERSLFKAIHSLEIDNNDLMLPVLAEKSIDDLKSMVKGQTDERLFVLFELLRRGTDVHELHVETKIDLFYLTRFKKLIDLETEISNSNYNNVSKEALQRYKVKGFSDSFLASQWGMSEQELRTFRKDFGVNPAYKMVDTCAAEFHSVSNYYYSSYSGENEQIPSEKQKVLIIGSGPIRIGQGIEFDYCSVHGVLALKDENVETIMINNNPETVSTDFATADKLYFEPLTIESVLNVMEAEDITDVIVQLGGQTALNLANELEEFGVNLLGTSSEMIDLLEDRERFYQLLDELEIPRVRGDIANNEIELQACVESLGFPILLRPSYVIGGKGMEVLNNQQELDKTLASGTVNYPILVDQYIYAKEAELDLAADGVNILVPTIVEHIEKTGVHSGDSMSILPAQSFSAETENVMLSYAEKIVKKLQYKGLMNIQFIVEADRVLVLEVNPRASRTVPIVSKVTGKPLVQIATKILLGKLTLTDQSAANKPVSLPFITIKYPVFSNYALHGLDAKVGPEMKSTGEGISIAQTYDEALAKWLHATVKKSIKGGELVCSSKDDVAELKPLAEKSNIKIVQTELFDEKLTDKNTIGLFTTQKYDVDSQARQKATRNRIPVFTEKETAKAFLTAIAVPSWNVQCIGYWHQTINKDVTVG; this comes from the coding sequence ATGCCTAAAGACACGACTATCAAATCTATTCTCGTAATCGGATCTGGTCCAATTGTTATTGGTCAGGCAGCAGAATTTGATTATGCGGGGACACAAGCTTGTATGGCCCTTAAAGAAGAAGGCTATCGAGTGATTCTCGTCAATAATAATCCAGCTACGATTATGACCGATGAATTTTGCGCAGATTCGGTTTATTTTGAACCGCTTACGGTTGAAAGCTTGGAAAAAATCATTGCGAAAGAACGTCCCGACGGAATGCTCGCAACGATTGGCGGCCAAGTTGGCTTAAATCTAGCCTTCAGTTTAAGTGAAGCAGGCATTATTGAAAAATACGGAGTAAAGCTTCTGGGAACCTCGATTGACTCGATTAAAAAAGGGGAAGACCGTGAAGCGTTCCGTGCTCTCATGAACGAATTGGGGGAGCCAGTTCCTGAAAGTATCATTGTTCATACAAAAGAAGAGGCCGTTCAATTTGCTGAGAAAATCGGCTTTCCAATCATTATTCGCCCTGCCTATACACTTGGTGGAACAGGAGGCGGAATTGCCAACAATTTCGAAGAGTTAATCGGGCTAGTAACAAGTGGACTATCGGAAAGTGCGATTAACCAGTGTTTAATCGAAAAGAGCATTGCCGGCTTTAAGGAAGTAGAGTACGAAGTAATGCGTGACTCGATGAACACTTGTATTACTGTTTGTAATATGGAAAATATCGATCCAGTTGGAATCCACACAGGAGATTCCATTGTTGTCGCACCATCGCAAACATTAACCGATGACGAATATCAAATGCTTCGTTCTGCCTCCATTAATATTATTTCTGCGTTAGAAATCGTTGGGGGGTGTAATATCCAATTTGCACTGGATCCATACAGTAAGCAGTATTATTTAATTGAAGTTAATCCAAGGGTAAGCCGTTCATCTGCTTTAGCTTCAAAAGCAACCGGGTATCCAATTGCCAGAATGGCAGCAAAATTAGCTGTAGGCTACCAGTTATCAGAACTAATTAATCCCGTTACGGGTGAAACATTTGCCAGCTTTGAACCTGCACTTGATTATGTAGTAGTGAAATTCCCAAAATGGGCATTTGATAAATTTCCACAGGTTAACCGTAAGCTAGGCACGCAAATGAAAGCGACAGGCGAAGTAATGGGCATTGACAGAAGTCTTGAGCGTTCTCTATTCAAAGCGATTCATTCTTTAGAAATCGATAACAACGATTTAATGCTTCCGGTTTTAGCTGAAAAATCAATCGATGATTTAAAGAGTATGGTAAAGGGGCAAACAGATGAACGACTTTTTGTCTTATTTGAATTACTCCGTCGTGGAACCGATGTACATGAACTTCATGTCGAAACAAAAATTGATTTATTTTATTTAACACGCTTCAAAAAACTAATCGATTTAGAAACAGAAATTTCTAATTCCAATTATAATAATGTTTCGAAAGAAGCCCTTCAGCGATATAAGGTAAAAGGCTTCAGTGATTCCTTCTTAGCAAGCCAATGGGGAATGTCTGAGCAAGAGTTACGTACATTTAGAAAGGATTTTGGTGTAAATCCAGCCTATAAAATGGTCGATACCTGTGCCGCAGAATTCCATTCAGTATCCAATTATTACTACTCAAGCTATAGCGGAGAGAATGAACAAATTCCTTCCGAAAAGCAAAAGGTATTAATTATCGGAAGTGGACCGATACGCATTGGGCAAGGGATTGAATTTGATTATTGTTCTGTCCACGGTGTATTAGCATTGAAGGATGAAAACGTCGAAACGATTATGATTAACAATAATCCTGAAACCGTATCGACTGATTTTGCTACAGCCGATAAGCTTTATTTTGAACCACTGACGATTGAATCTGTCTTAAATGTAATGGAAGCAGAGGATATTACGGATGTAATTGTTCAATTAGGTGGGCAAACAGCCTTGAATTTAGCGAACGAACTTGAGGAATTTGGTGTAAACCTACTCGGCACTAGCTCGGAAATGATCGATTTACTTGAAGACCGTGAACGCTTCTATCAACTGCTTGATGAGTTGGAAATTCCACGTGTACGTGGCGACATTGCCAACAATGAAATTGAATTGCAAGCATGTGTCGAGAGCTTAGGCTTCCCAATTTTACTAAGACCATCATATGTAATCGGTGGGAAAGGAATGGAAGTCCTAAACAATCAACAGGAATTGGATAAGACATTAGCAAGCGGAACAGTAAATTACCCAATACTTGTCGATCAGTATATTTATGCGAAGGAAGCAGAACTAGATTTAGCTGCAGATGGCGTGAATATCTTAGTGCCAACAATTGTTGAGCATATTGAAAAAACGGGTGTTCATTCGGGTGACAGTATGTCGATTTTACCAGCACAAAGTTTTTCTGCTGAAACAGAAAATGTAATGCTATCTTATGCTGAAAAGATTGTTAAAAAACTTCAATATAAAGGTTTAATGAATATTCAATTTATTGTTGAAGCTGATCGTGTGTTAGTATTAGAAGTGAATCCACGAGCAAGCCGAACTGTACCGATTGTTAGCAAGGTGACAGGAAAACCGTTGGTACAAATTGCGACAAAAATATTGCTCGGGAAATTAACCTTAACCGACCAATCAGCAGCAAACAAACCCGTATCCTTACCTTTTATTACAATCAAGTACCCTGTGTTTTCGAATTATGCTCTTCACGGCTTAGACGCGAAGGTAGGACCAGAAATGAAATCAACAGGTGAGGGAATAAGCATCGCACAAACCTATGATGAAGCATTAGCAAAATGGCTTCATGCTACAGTGAAAAAATCAATAAAAGGAGGGGAATTAGTCTGCAGCAGCAAAGATGATGTAGCAGAACTTAAACCTCTTGCTGAAAAATCGAACATTAAAATTGTGCAAACAGAGTTGTTTGATGAAAAATTAACAGACAAAAATACGATCGGTTTATTTACTACTCAAAAATATGATGTAGATAGTCAAGCTAGACAAAAAGCAACGCGTAATCGAATTCCGGTCTTTACAGAGAAAGAAACAGCCAAAGCGTTTTTAACCGCAATTGCCGTCCCAAGCTGGAATGTGCAATGTATTGGCTATTGGCACCAAACCATAAATAAGGACGTGACTGTAGGATGA
- a CDS encoding carbamoyl phosphate synthase small subunit — MRGFVKLSSGDVFEGNWVNETSIDELCGEVVFYTGMTGFQEVLTDPSYKDQIVVFTYPLIGNYGINEEDFESEMPHVAGVIVYEAAQDVFHYQAKYSLKQYLEKWNVPLLDNIDTRAIVKKIRDKGSMPAVLSKHEQSDLAFQLKPDCKVDAVTTKEIKKVGTGENHIVVVDFGCKQSIINALVERDCHVTVVPYDTTFEKIISLKPDGILLSNGPGDPKAISAELSKIKKLVSKLPTLGICLGHQLTALALGANTTKLAFGHRGANHPVSDLVTNQVFMSSQNHSYVVDNDSLFGTGLSTRFYNLHDQSVEGMVHDTLPLRTVQFHPEANPGPSDSQYIFDEFIELVKANNGRVATYA; from the coding sequence ATGCGCGGATTTGTAAAATTATCAAGTGGGGATGTTTTTGAAGGAAATTGGGTTAATGAAACTTCTATTGATGAGCTATGTGGTGAGGTTGTATTTTATACAGGCATGACAGGGTTTCAGGAAGTGCTAACGGACCCTTCCTATAAAGATCAAATTGTAGTGTTCACGTATCCACTTATCGGAAATTACGGAATTAATGAAGAGGATTTTGAAAGTGAAATGCCTCACGTGGCTGGAGTTATTGTGTATGAAGCAGCTCAAGATGTGTTTCATTATCAGGCCAAATACAGCTTAAAGCAATACCTAGAAAAATGGAATGTCCCGTTATTAGACAATATAGATACTCGAGCAATTGTAAAGAAAATTCGTGATAAAGGATCCATGCCTGCAGTCCTTTCCAAGCATGAACAATCGGACTTAGCGTTTCAACTGAAACCGGATTGTAAAGTGGATGCTGTTACAACGAAAGAAATTAAGAAAGTGGGAACAGGAGAGAACCATATTGTCGTTGTTGATTTTGGTTGCAAGCAGTCAATCATTAATGCCCTTGTGGAACGTGATTGTCATGTTACAGTTGTACCATACGATACAACCTTTGAAAAAATTATCTCTCTAAAACCAGATGGAATTTTATTATCAAATGGACCTGGAGATCCAAAAGCCATTTCTGCTGAATTATCGAAAATAAAGAAACTAGTATCAAAGCTTCCGACATTAGGGATTTGCTTAGGACATCAATTAACGGCACTGGCACTTGGTGCAAATACAACGAAGCTTGCCTTTGGACATCGTGGGGCAAACCATCCAGTAAGTGACCTCGTCACAAATCAAGTGTTTATGTCATCACAAAATCATAGTTATGTGGTTGATAATGATAGCTTATTCGGAACAGGTTTATCGACTCGTTTTTATAATCTACATGACCAATCGGTTGAAGGAATGGTTCATGATACGCTTCCGTTAAGAACGGTGCAATTCCACCCTGAAGCAAACCCGGGACCAAGTGACAGTCAATACATCTTTGATGAATTTATCGAATTAGTAAAAGCCAATAATGGGAGAGTTGCAACTTATGCCTAA
- a CDS encoding acetylornithine transaminase, whose protein sequence is MSNLFQTYGRWEIEPHTAKGCWLTDVNGKKYLDFTSGIGVCNLGHRPEYVQEAIQKQLNEYWHVSNLFTNTKQEQAAQKLAQASGMDRVFFANSGAEANEGAIKLARKATGRTKIITFENSFHGRTFATMSATGQDKIKTGYGPMLETFVYVPYNDIEAVKNVMGEDVAAIMLEIVQGEGGIHVGDKEFFKGIEELCKQFGALLVVDEIQTGVGRTGKPYAFQHFDLQPDIVTSAKGLGSGLPIGAVIGKEHLGMFFGPGSHGSTFGGNPISIAAANATMELIFKEEFLEAVQEKGNELINKLKDSLKPFSFVEDVRGLGLMIGIQCNQNVALLLSELRNNGLILLQAGEKVIRLLPPLTVTSNEMDEAIEILITTLNKINMKNTVKA, encoded by the coding sequence ATGAGCAATTTATTCCAAACCTATGGTCGTTGGGAAATTGAACCTCACACAGCTAAAGGATGCTGGCTAACCGACGTGAATGGAAAAAAATATTTGGATTTTACTTCCGGTATTGGAGTCTGTAACCTTGGGCATAGACCAGAGTATGTCCAAGAAGCAATTCAGAAGCAATTGAACGAATATTGGCATGTATCAAATTTGTTTACGAACACAAAGCAAGAACAAGCAGCGCAAAAGCTTGCTCAAGCTTCAGGAATGGATCGCGTTTTCTTTGCTAATAGTGGGGCAGAAGCAAATGAAGGAGCCATTAAGCTTGCTAGAAAAGCCACTGGTAGAACGAAAATTATTACATTTGAAAATTCCTTTCACGGCCGCACCTTTGCGACCATGTCAGCGACTGGTCAGGATAAAATAAAAACCGGTTATGGCCCGATGCTCGAAACATTTGTTTATGTACCGTATAACGATATTGAAGCTGTTAAAAATGTGATGGGAGAAGATGTCGCAGCAATCATGCTTGAAATCGTTCAGGGCGAAGGAGGAATTCACGTTGGTGATAAGGAGTTCTTTAAAGGTATTGAAGAACTATGTAAGCAATTTGGAGCTCTCTTAGTAGTCGATGAGATTCAAACTGGAGTTGGGCGTACCGGTAAGCCATATGCATTCCAGCATTTTGATTTACAGCCTGACATTGTTACATCTGCAAAAGGCTTAGGGAGCGGTTTACCAATTGGGGCAGTGATTGGGAAAGAACACCTTGGAATGTTTTTTGGACCAGGTAGTCACGGTTCGACCTTCGGAGGAAATCCGATTTCAATAGCAGCTGCGAATGCGACAATGGAGTTAATATTCAAAGAGGAATTCCTGGAGGCAGTTCAAGAAAAAGGAAACGAATTAATTAATAAATTAAAAGACAGTCTAAAGCCATTTTCATTTGTTGAGGATGTACGAGGTTTAGGGCTTATGATTGGAATCCAATGCAATCAAAATGTTGCTCTATTACTAAGCGAGCTTCGAAATAATGGATTGATTCTCCTGCAAGCAGGCGAAAAAGTCATTCGCTTATTACCGCCATTAACCGTTACTTCAAATGAAATGGACGAGGCGATTGAAATATTAATTACTACTCTAAACAAAATTAACATGAAGAACACGGTTAAAGCATAA
- the argB gene encoding acetylglutamate kinase — translation MKIVVIKCGGSVLDELSSGFFTSLDELQKQGYHLVFVHGGGPDINDMLALYNVKPEFRNGLRKTGLDTLKVVEMTLSGQTNRKLVSILENHHFNAIGINGSDGKLLNATFINRDELGFVGEITNVKVDLLNILLKENYIQVVTPIGISEDGEKLNINADYAAAAVAKALGAEQCLFVTNVDGVLIEGSLASCLTENEINTYIENGEISGGMIPKVQSALAAVEKGVESVMIVSGKNPFYSNQGWYGTRISKKEPMIK, via the coding sequence ATGAAAATTGTTGTGATTAAATGTGGCGGCAGTGTCTTGGATGAATTGTCATCCGGTTTTTTCACAAGTCTTGATGAACTCCAAAAACAGGGGTATCACCTTGTTTTTGTTCATGGTGGTGGACCAGATATAAATGACATGTTAGCTCTATACAATGTGAAGCCAGAGTTTCGGAATGGTTTGCGGAAAACTGGACTTGATACATTAAAGGTTGTAGAGATGACACTCTCTGGTCAGACAAATCGCAAGCTCGTTTCTATCTTAGAAAATCATCACTTTAACGCGATTGGCATTAATGGCAGCGATGGGAAATTACTAAATGCTACCTTTATTAATCGTGATGAGTTAGGCTTTGTAGGTGAAATTACGAATGTAAAAGTTGATTTACTTAACATATTATTAAAAGAAAACTACATCCAGGTGGTTACACCGATTGGGATTTCAGAAGATGGCGAGAAGTTGAATATTAATGCCGACTATGCGGCCGCAGCCGTTGCTAAGGCTTTAGGAGCTGAGCAATGCTTATTTGTAACAAATGTAGATGGTGTATTGATTGAAGGTTCTTTAGCTTCTTGCTTAACCGAAAATGAAATCAACACATATATTGAAAATGGAGAAATAAGCGGTGGGATGATTCCAAAGGTCCAATCAGCATTAGCGGCAGTGGAAAAAGGAGTCGAGAGTGTCATGATTGTCTCCGGTAAAAATCCATTTTACTCAAATCAAGGATGGTACGGCACGCGCATCTCAAAAAAGGAGCCGATGATAAAATGA
- the argJ gene encoding bifunctional ornithine acetyltransferase/N-acetylglutamate synthase — protein sequence MQILSEVDKIKTVENGSILTPKGFQTAAVAAGIRYTKLDLGVIFSEKLANSAAVYTTNLFQAAPIKVTQESIASEGALQAVVVNSGCANACTGTQGYEDALKMRALTAEKLGIKDTYVAVASTGVIGEYLNMEKVAAGLELLSLGNANEDAVAFQTAILTTDLMMKTCCYSAEIDGKTVTIGGTSKGSGMIHPNMATMLAFLTTDANISSEHLAAALKQVTNQSFNQITVDGDTSTNDMVLVMANGMAENEPLTPDHPEWLTFMGLLGKSCESLAKQIAKDGEGATKLVEVEVKGAVNDSEARWVAKQIVGSNLVKTAIYGADANWGRIIGAIGQSNASLNPETVDIAIGPIKMLEKSEPQKFSEEEALAYLKEDFIQIFVDLHYGDGQGKAWGCDLSYDYIKINASYRS from the coding sequence ATGCAAATTTTATCCGAAGTCGATAAAATCAAAACAGTTGAAAATGGAAGTATCCTTACACCGAAAGGATTTCAAACGGCAGCAGTAGCAGCTGGAATTCGTTACACAAAGCTCGACCTTGGTGTGATTTTCAGTGAAAAGTTAGCGAATAGTGCAGCTGTTTATACAACCAATCTCTTTCAAGCGGCACCAATCAAGGTAACGCAGGAAAGCATTGCAAGTGAAGGCGCTCTCCAAGCTGTTGTGGTTAATAGTGGTTGTGCGAATGCTTGCACAGGAACACAGGGCTACGAGGATGCCTTGAAAATGCGAGCATTAACAGCAGAGAAGCTAGGGATTAAAGACACATATGTAGCAGTTGCATCCACGGGTGTAATTGGTGAATATTTAAATATGGAAAAGGTTGCAGCAGGGCTGGAATTATTGTCGCTTGGAAATGCAAATGAAGATGCAGTAGCATTTCAAACGGCAATTTTAACGACTGATTTAATGATGAAAACATGCTGTTATTCAGCAGAAATAGATGGTAAAACAGTTACAATTGGTGGAACGTCGAAGGGGTCAGGAATGATTCATCCGAATATGGCGACAATGCTAGCCTTCTTAACAACGGATGCAAACATTTCATCAGAGCATTTAGCTGCCGCGTTAAAACAAGTAACAAACCAAAGCTTTAATCAAATTACAGTAGATGGTGACACATCGACGAATGATATGGTACTAGTCATGGCTAATGGAATGGCAGAAAATGAACCATTAACGCCTGATCATCCTGAATGGTTAACCTTTATGGGGCTTTTAGGCAAAAGCTGTGAAAGCTTAGCGAAGCAAATTGCGAAGGATGGAGAAGGTGCTACAAAGCTTGTCGAAGTTGAGGTAAAAGGAGCAGTGAATGACTCCGAGGCTCGTTGGGTAGCAAAACAAATTGTTGGTTCAAACTTGGTCAAAACAGCTATTTATGGAGCAGATGCCAACTGGGGCAGAATTATTGGGGCTATCGGTCAAAGTAATGCGAGCTTAAATCCAGAGACAGTCGATATCGCAATTGGGCCAATTAAAATGCTTGAAAAAAGCGAGCCACAAAAGTTCTCTGAGGAAGAAGCATTAGCTTATCTTAAAGAGGATTTTATCCAAATATTCGTGGATCTTCATTATGGAGACGGACAAGGAAAAGCTTGGGGCTGCGATTTGTCCTATGATTACATTAAAATTAATGCAAGCTACCGCTCGTAG